Proteins co-encoded in one Panulirus ornatus isolate Po-2019 chromosome 56, ASM3632096v1, whole genome shotgun sequence genomic window:
- the LOC139765831 gene encoding apolipoprotein D-like isoform X2: MCGLNRKEDSYLDQECNLTATEVLAPYAAVTNPPETQYLGKWYEIEKYFAIFEIGGRCITATYSDKGSGKIGVVNEQIGVIGDKPNSIEAEAQFVDPDSGEAKLFVSFGIDFR, translated from the exons atgtgtgggttaAACAGAAAGGAAGACAGCTACCTAGatcaggagtgcaacttgacagccactgaggtgctggctccctacgcagctgtcactaaccctcctgagaCACAG tactTGGGCAAATGGTATGAGATAGAAAAGTATTTTGCCATCTTCGAGATAGGCGGCCGTTGCATCACTGCCACGTACTCTGACAAGGGCAGTGGCAAAATTGGTGTCGTTAATGAGCAAATTGGTGT CATTGGTGATAAACCTAACAGCATAGAGGCAGAGGCACAGTTTGTGGACCCTGACAGTGGCGAGGCCAAGCTGTTTGTCTCCTTTGGCATCGATTTCCGTTAG